From a single Anaerolineales bacterium genomic region:
- the deoC gene encoding deoxyribose-phosphate aldolase, producing the protein MDSKHTRNPGTPLDLDWVMGAHINKSAVERRTATLTGRRTVKKDWQAAWLLRAVTCIDLTTLAGDDTPGRVHRLCAKAKQPIRPDMLEKLGLNGERITVGAVCVYPNRVADAVHALQGSTIPVASVATGFPAGQTPLPQRIQEIEQAVEAGAKEIDVVIARNYVLTGDWQTMYDELQQFRAACGDAHMKTILATGELGTLKNIYQASLVSMMAGSDFIKTSTGKEPTNATLEVSLVMIRALRDYLDRFGYKVGFKPAGGISSAKQALAWQSLMKEELGDEWLKNDLFRFGASSLLTDIERQLYHYITGHYAAKHHMPMG; encoded by the coding sequence ATGGATTCAAAGCATACTCGCAACCCCGGCACGCCCCTCGATCTTGATTGGGTGATGGGCGCGCACATCAACAAAAGCGCGGTGGAAAGGCGTACCGCCACCCTCACAGGTCGCCGTACCGTGAAAAAAGACTGGCAGGCGGCGTGGCTTCTGCGCGCCGTGACCTGCATTGACCTGACCACTCTCGCGGGCGACGACACGCCCGGCCGTGTCCATCGTCTGTGCGCCAAAGCCAAACAGCCGATCCGCCCCGATATGCTGGAAAAGCTTGGATTGAACGGCGAGCGGATCACCGTTGGCGCTGTGTGCGTGTACCCCAATCGTGTCGCGGATGCAGTTCATGCGCTTCAAGGCTCTACCATTCCAGTTGCCTCTGTTGCGACGGGTTTTCCTGCGGGACAGACTCCTCTGCCACAGCGCATTCAAGAGATCGAGCAAGCCGTCGAAGCAGGCGCAAAAGAAATTGACGTGGTCATCGCCCGCAATTATGTGTTGACTGGCGATTGGCAAACGATGTACGACGAACTGCAGCAATTCCGGGCAGCCTGCGGTGACGCGCACATGAAGACCATCCTTGCCACCGGCGAACTCGGCACGCTCAAGAATATCTACCAAGCCAGTTTGGTATCCATGATGGCAGGCTCGGACTTTATCAAGACTTCCACGGGCAAAGAGCCGACCAATGCCACTCTCGAAGTCAGCCTCGTGATGATCCGCGCCCTGCGAGATTACCTCGACCGCTTCGGCTACAAAGTGGGATTCAAACCCGCGGGCGGAATCAGCTCCGCGAAGCAGGCGCTGGCATGGCAGTCGCTGATGAAGGAAGAACTCGGCGACGAATGGCTGAAGAACGACCTGTTCCGCTTTGGAGCAAGCAGCCTGCTGACCGACATCGAGCGGCAGTTGTATCACTACATCACAGGACACTACGCCGCGAAACATCACATGCCGATGGGATAA
- a CDS encoding MBL fold metallo-hydrolase, whose translation MRHPFFIQSFIDTGLGNSAYLIGSHETKKGILIDPLRDVDRYLHAASELGLTLTHVLDTHLHADFVSGNREIAHQTGAVIGASADAKVGFEHNPLTEESVIDLGAFQVRVMSTPGHTPEHISFLIVEPDRKTPSALFSGGALIVGGAARTDLLTPELTYPLASHLYHTIHNKLLKLPDELEVFPTHGAGSFCVAPVSSDRTTTIRRERSSNPLALAGTEDEFIKRALTGLPSYPTYYKYMREVNQKGARILGGVPILKPFSAGEVKAMMEEGVVVLDVRHNKKFGAGHIPNSYGIRVDAPLVTWAGWMIPFGSRILLVAENADQRSEATRQLIRIGYDNLVGYLEGGIEAWARDYPVKTVQSMDARELRERLDEVFLVDVRMKSEWDAGRIPGAIHFEGGRIAWEELPFPHDKPLAIQCASGSRSMAAISVLKRRGYGNVIQVEGGINKWMMRGFEVERIQP comes from the coding sequence ATGCGCCATCCGTTTTTTATTCAATCATTTATCGACACAGGACTCGGCAACTCCGCCTATCTGATCGGATCACATGAGACAAAAAAGGGGATCCTGATCGACCCGCTTCGGGACGTGGACCGTTACCTGCATGCCGCATCCGAACTTGGTCTTACGCTGACGCATGTCCTCGACACTCACCTGCACGCAGACTTTGTTTCCGGCAACCGCGAGATCGCACACCAGACCGGCGCGGTCATCGGTGCCAGCGCGGATGCAAAGGTCGGCTTCGAGCACAATCCGCTGACCGAGGAATCGGTCATTGACCTGGGCGCGTTCCAAGTCCGCGTGATGTCCACGCCGGGACATACGCCTGAGCACATCTCCTTCTTAATCGTCGAACCGGACAGGAAGACGCCGTCTGCGCTGTTCAGCGGCGGCGCATTGATCGTCGGCGGCGCGGCACGCACAGATCTGCTCACGCCGGAACTCACATACCCATTGGCGAGTCACCTGTATCACACCATCCACAACAAATTGCTCAAATTGCCGGATGAGTTGGAAGTCTTCCCCACACACGGCGCGGGATCGTTCTGTGTTGCGCCTGTCTCCTCAGACAGGACAACGACCATCCGGCGCGAACGTTCTTCAAATCCGCTGGCATTGGCAGGGACGGAGGATGAATTCATCAAACGCGCGCTGACAGGGTTGCCATCGTATCCCACTTACTATAAATACATGCGTGAAGTGAATCAAAAAGGCGCAAGGATCCTTGGCGGCGTTCCCATCCTCAAACCTTTCTCCGCGGGCGAAGTCAAAGCGATGATGGAGGAAGGCGTCGTCGTGTTGGACGTTCGCCACAACAAAAAATTCGGCGCGGGACATATCCCCAACTCGTACGGTATCCGTGTGGATGCGCCACTTGTTACGTGGGCGGGTTGGATGATTCCGTTCGGGAGCAGGATCCTGCTCGTTGCGGAGAATGCAGATCAAAGGTCCGAAGCGACGCGGCAACTGATCCGCATTGGATACGATAATCTGGTTGGCTATCTTGAAGGCGGAATCGAAGCCTGGGCGCGGGACTATCCCGTGAAAACGGTTCAAAGCATGGATGCGAGAGAATTGCGCGAACGGCTGGATGAGGTTTTTCTAGTGGATGTGCGCATGAAATCGGAATGGGATGCGGGGCGTATTCCCGGCGCGATCCATTTTGAAGGCGGACGTATCGCGTGGGAGGAATTGCCGTTTCCGCACGACAAGCCGCTGGCAATCCAATGCGCGAGCGGGAGCCGCTCGATGGCGGCGATCTCGGTCTTGAAGCGGCGCGGGTATGGGAATGTAATTCAGGTGGAGGGAGGAATTAACAAATGGATGATGCGAGGCTTTGAGGTCGAGAGAATACAGCCTTAA
- a CDS encoding DinB family protein → MNFSPPSPEEYVPFYADYIQRATARGDVTAAFPLQIEEMRAALGGLSDSQARFRNGPAEWSIKEVVSHLIDGERVFSYRLLRISRKDKTPLPGFEQEEYVRESGADEIPLEDLLGEFEHLRRANAIAVKHISEDSASQVGTASGVAVSARALIYMLVGHVEHHMESLREKYLPFIP, encoded by the coding sequence ATGAATTTTTCCCCTCCATCCCCAGAAGAATATGTCCCGTTTTATGCCGACTACATCCAGCGTGCCACAGCCCGCGGAGATGTAACCGCCGCGTTTCCGCTTCAAATCGAAGAGATGAGAGCCGCGCTGGGAGGTTTATCCGACTCCCAAGCCCGCTTCCGCAACGGACCTGCGGAATGGTCCATCAAGGAGGTCGTCAGCCACCTGATCGACGGCGAGCGGGTATTCTCATATCGTTTACTGCGCATCTCGCGCAAGGACAAGACGCCACTGCCCGGCTTCGAGCAGGAGGAGTACGTCCGTGAATCGGGCGCGGATGAGATTCCGCTCGAGGACCTGCTGGGCGAATTCGAGCATCTGCGGCGCGCGAACGCGATCGCGGTGAAACATATCAGCGAAGATTCTGCGTCACAGGTTGGAACAGCCAGCGGCGTGGCGGTGAGCGCACGGGCGTTGATCTACATGCTGGTGGGGCATGTCGAACACCACATGGAGAGTCTGCGCGAGAAGTATCTTCCATTCATCCCATGA
- a CDS encoding S9 family peptidase: MTNHPIPPKRDFHITQHGITRNDEYYWMRNREDPEALKYLHAENEYLEATLAHLKPLRDELFNEMKARLQESDRSVPYKDGEYFYYTRTEAGRQYPIFCRKKDSLDAPEEMLLDQNVLSEGHEFCSVSAFSVSPDQTKLAYSIDYEGAEVYTVFIKNLVSGELYPEQIQRAYGSVYYHTGIEWAQDSQTFYYLTLDEYHRSDKLFRHTLGTDPKQDILLFHETDDTYSLSLHKSRSKAYIMLYHYNTVSQEMRFIPTDQPDPEPKLIQPRQHGLEYYAGHHLDSFYIITNKDAHNYKLVKAPVSAPDMENWQDVVPHRENVMLEHFDLFENHIVLYERQNGLRHLRISKPDGVSDVRYVKFPDPNYEVVTETNLDFSSKVFRVRYSSLITPNSIVDIHLETGEWELLKEDKIPSGYDKTQYITEFIFAPAADGMRVPISLAYKKGLARNSNNPTLIYGYGAYGGSSEAHFNPNIISLLDRGFVYAIAHVRGGSEMGRDWYEDGKLLHKKNSFTDLIACAEHLIKEGFTSSKKLAIIGGSAGGLLVGASMILRPDLFEAVICKVPFLDVVTSMSDPTIPLTTLEYDQWGNPDESREMFEYMLSYSPYDNIQEVEYPHLYLTTGYNDPRVAYWEPAKFLARLRDKKQGDKPALLYTNFSAGHAGASGRYDLLKENALDFAFLIDTIGKE; encoded by the coding sequence ATGACAAATCATCCGATCCCACCCAAGCGAGATTTTCATATCACCCAGCACGGCATCACCCGCAACGACGAATATTATTGGATGCGAAACCGCGAAGACCCCGAAGCGTTGAAATATCTGCACGCCGAAAACGAATATTTGGAAGCGACACTGGCGCATCTCAAGCCGCTGCGGGATGAACTTTTCAACGAGATGAAGGCGCGCTTGCAGGAATCGGACAGGAGCGTGCCTTATAAAGATGGAGAGTATTTCTATTACACACGCACCGAGGCGGGCAGGCAATATCCCATCTTTTGCCGCAAAAAGGATTCGCTCGACGCGCCGGAAGAAATGCTGCTCGATCAGAATGTCCTTTCCGAAGGGCATGAGTTTTGCAGTGTCAGCGCGTTCAGCGTCAGCCCCGACCAAACCAAACTCGCCTACTCCATCGACTACGAAGGCGCGGAGGTATACACCGTCTTCATCAAGAACCTTGTCAGCGGCGAACTGTACCCCGAACAGATCCAGCGCGCTTACGGCAGCGTCTATTATCACACCGGCATCGAGTGGGCGCAGGACAGTCAGACCTTCTATTATCTGACGCTGGACGAATATCACCGCTCCGACAAACTCTTCCGCCATACGCTCGGCACAGACCCCAAGCAGGATATCCTGCTCTTCCATGAAACGGACGACACCTACTCGCTCTCGCTGCACAAGTCGCGCAGTAAAGCGTACATCATGCTCTATCACTACAATACCGTCTCGCAGGAAATGCGCTTCATCCCGACCGATCAGCCTGATCCTGAACCCAAACTGATCCAACCCCGGCAGCACGGACTCGAATACTACGCCGGGCATCACCTCGATTCGTTCTACATCATCACCAATAAGGATGCCCACAACTACAAATTGGTCAAGGCGCCCGTCTCCGCGCCGGACATGGAAAACTGGCAGGATGTCGTCCCGCACCGCGAGAATGTCATGCTCGAACACTTTGACCTGTTCGAGAATCATATCGTCCTCTATGAACGCCAAAACGGACTCCGCCATCTGCGCATCAGCAAACCGGATGGAGTCAGCGATGTGCGCTACGTCAAATTCCCCGATCCAAATTATGAGGTCGTTACTGAAACCAATCTGGATTTCTCGTCAAAGGTCTTCCGCGTACGGTATTCGTCCCTCATTACCCCCAATTCCATCGTTGATATTCATCTGGAAACAGGCGAATGGGAATTATTGAAAGAAGACAAAATCCCAAGCGGATATGACAAGACGCAATACATCACTGAATTTATCTTTGCCCCCGCAGCGGATGGGATGCGGGTTCCAATCTCGCTTGCCTATAAAAAGGGACTGGCACGGAACAGTAACAACCCGACTCTGATCTACGGCTACGGCGCGTACGGCGGTTCGAGCGAAGCGCATTTCAATCCGAACATTATCAGTCTTCTGGATCGCGGATTTGTATACGCCATCGCGCATGTCCGCGGCGGCTCGGAGATGGGACGCGATTGGTATGAAGACGGGAAACTGCTCCACAAGAAGAATTCCTTCACCGATCTGATCGCCTGCGCCGAACACCTGATAAAGGAAGGATTCACTTCCTCCAAAAAGCTCGCCATCATCGGCGGTTCCGCGGGCGGATTGTTGGTTGGCGCAAGTATGATCCTGCGTCCTGATCTATTCGAGGCGGTCATCTGCAAGGTCCCATTCCTTGACGTGGTCACCAGCATGAGCGACCCGACCATCCCGTTGACCACGCTGGAATACGATCAGTGGGGCAACCCGGATGAAAGCCGCGAAATGTTCGAATACATGCTGTCCTATTCGCCGTACGACAACATTCAGGAAGTTGAGTATCCGCACCTATACCTGACAACAGGCTACAACGATCCGCGCGTGGCGTATTGGGAACCCGCCAAATTCCTGGCAAGACTTCGTGATAAAAAGCAAGGCGACAAACCCGCCCTGCTCTACACGAACTTCAGCGCAGGTCACGCCGGCGCCAGTGGACGTTACGACCTCTTGAAAGAGAATGCCTTGGATTTTGCCTTCTTGATCGATACCATCGGGAAGGAATGA
- a CDS encoding restriction endonuclease — translation MPFKINPKNAYYIKLGRNGEWEKDCLEVSQTIKIGYREIPDKFCRQGSWADVQKIMQDIRDDIGAATRDKNQIRIFYEASEQDLWITFFGDRLYWCFSKPDITVLPDMSKSRPAIGKWSSIDVLGKPLQKTQLSGALLRVQGFRGTICKVKELKYLVEKINGVVHPEVENALLAKSEFEEKIEKLIRKLTWKDFELLVDLLFRQAGWQRMATLGKTEKTIDLDLYSPITDEKILVQVKSSANLKRLHDFKAGINDFQDYNRAYFLVHTPSNDLIQNKIQDGVEVWLPNDIARRVVMFGLAEWIISKVS, via the coding sequence ATGCCATTCAAAATAAACCCAAAAAACGCATACTATATAAAACTGGGCAGAAATGGTGAATGGGAAAAAGATTGCCTTGAGGTTTCACAAACCATCAAAATAGGTTATCGTGAGATTCCCGATAAATTTTGCCGTCAAGGTAGTTGGGCTGATGTTCAAAAAATCATGCAAGACATCCGTGATGATATTGGCGCTGCAACGCGAGATAAAAACCAGATTCGCATTTTTTATGAAGCCAGCGAGCAAGATCTATGGATTACATTCTTTGGTGACAGGCTTTATTGGTGTTTTTCTAAACCCGATATAACTGTCTTACCAGATATGAGTAAAAGCCGTCCTGCCATCGGTAAATGGTCTTCAATCGATGTTTTAGGAAAGCCTTTACAAAAAACTCAATTAAGTGGTGCATTACTGCGAGTTCAAGGTTTTCGGGGAACAATTTGCAAAGTTAAGGAATTAAAATATCTCGTAGAAAAGATAAACGGTGTTGTTCATCCTGAAGTTGAAAACGCTCTACTTGCCAAATCAGAATTCGAAGAAAAGATTGAAAAACTCATTCGGAAATTGACGTGGAAAGATTTTGAATTGTTGGTCGACCTTCTTTTTCGCCAAGCAGGCTGGCAAAGAATGGCAACATTAGGAAAAACAGAAAAGACGATTGACCTTGATTTATATTCACCAATCACAGATGAAAAAATCTTGGTCCAAGTTAAATCGAGTGCAAATTTGAAAAGATTGCACGATTTCAAAGCTGGCATAAATGATTTTCAAGACTATAACCGTGCCTATTTTCTTGTTCATACGCCATCAAACGATTTGATTCAAAATAAAATCCAAGATGGCGTTGAAGTTTGGTTACCAAATGATATTGCTAGGCGTGTCGTAATGTTTGGACTTGCTGAATGGATAATCAGCAAGGTCTCTTGA
- a CDS encoding citrate (Si)-synthase — MILHEKLSAQLPAWRERVKSLAKEHGDVVVDKVTVGQVIGGMRDIKSLLTDVSFVDPAEGIRFRGMSIPEVLKALPKAKGGKMPMVGGLFYLLLIGEVPTKEQALEVEAEWAKRASVPDHVYKMLKSMPKETHPMTLFSQAVLALQSGSVFANKYHEMKKDQYWEAALEDSLDLTARLPVIAAYIYRMKYFGENSKPKYNPKQDYGMNFARMMKVADKKGYADLARLYFILHSDHESGNVSAHTMHLVGSALSDPYLSFSAALNGLAGPLHGLANQECLGWLIDVKEKFGGVPTREQLYQFSWDTLNSGHVIPGYGHAVLRVPDPRFTAQMEFAKKRFPDDELVRLADMVFDVVPQVLREQGKAKNPAPNVDAISGTLQYYYGVRDFDFYTVLFGVGRALGVAPNYVWSRALGMPIERPKSLTTKMLEDVVAKASQPA, encoded by the coding sequence ATGATTCTTCACGAAAAACTTTCAGCTCAACTGCCCGCGTGGCGCGAGCGCGTCAAATCTCTTGCCAAAGAGCATGGCGACGTCGTGGTTGACAAGGTGACAGTTGGTCAGGTCATCGGCGGGATGCGCGACATCAAGTCCCTGTTGACCGATGTCTCGTTCGTGGATCCTGCCGAGGGGATTCGCTTCCGTGGCATGTCCATTCCCGAGGTGTTGAAGGCATTGCCCAAAGCGAAGGGCGGCAAGATGCCGATGGTGGGCGGATTGTTCTACCTGCTCTTGATCGGCGAAGTGCCCACCAAGGAACAGGCGTTGGAAGTGGAGGCGGAATGGGCGAAGCGCGCATCCGTCCCTGATCATGTCTATAAAATGCTCAAGTCCATGCCGAAAGAGACACATCCGATGACGCTCTTTTCGCAGGCGGTGCTTGCGCTCCAAAGCGGCTCGGTCTTTGCGAACAAATATCATGAAATGAAGAAAGATCAATATTGGGAAGCAGCGCTCGAAGACAGCCTCGACCTGACCGCGAGACTCCCCGTCATTGCGGCGTATATCTACCGCATGAAATATTTCGGCGAAAACTCCAAGCCCAAATATAACCCCAAGCAGGATTACGGCATGAACTTCGCGCGCATGATGAAAGTTGCGGACAAAAAGGGATATGCCGACCTTGCCCGCCTGTACTTCATTCTGCACAGTGACCATGAATCTGGGAATGTTTCGGCTCATACCATGCATTTGGTCGGGTCTGCCCTCTCGGATCCCTACCTCTCCTTTTCCGCTGCGCTCAACGGTCTGGCTGGACCTTTGCATGGTCTGGCAAATCAGGAGTGCCTCGGCTGGTTGATTGACGTGAAAGAGAAGTTCGGCGGCGTGCCGACCCGCGAGCAGTTGTACCAGTTCTCGTGGGATACGCTCAACAGCGGACATGTCATCCCCGGCTATGGTCATGCCGTTCTACGTGTGCCCGATCCGCGCTTCACCGCACAGATGGAATTCGCCAAGAAGCGCTTCCCGGATGATGAATTGGTGCGCCTTGCAGACATGGTCTTCGACGTGGTTCCGCAGGTTCTGCGCGAGCAGGGCAAGGCGAAGAATCCTGCCCCGAACGTGGATGCCATCAGCGGCACGCTTCAGTATTACTACGGCGTGCGCGATTTCGACTTCTACACCGTGCTCTTCGGCGTGGGACGCGCGCTTGGCGTGGCGCCCAATTATGTCTGGTCGCGTGCGCTGGGCATGCCCATTGAGCGCCCCAAGTCCCTGACGACGAAGATGCTCGAAGATGTGGTCGCGAAAGCAAGTCAGCCCGCGTAG
- the mdh gene encoding malate dehydrogenase, which translates to MMKKISIIGAGNTGATAAHWLAEREIADVVLLDVVEGMPQGKSLDLLEAMPIIGRDSHVLGTNDYADTKDSDIVIITAGIARKPGMSREDLLKTNAEIVGKAATESLKYSPNAIFIVLTNPLDTMAYLTMKVTGLSRERVIGQAGILDSARMRAFVAMETGVSVENIQCYVLGGHGDEMVPLTRHSNIAGIPLKEYLPADKLEVIVNRTRKGGGEIVNLLKTGSAYYAPSLACVQMAEAILKDKKLIVPCATYMNGEYGLNDMYFGVPVVLGAGGMERIVEYQFDDEERAMFEKSAASVKESHDALKSVVSL; encoded by the coding sequence ATGATGAAGAAAATCTCGATCATTGGAGCAGGGAACACGGGGGCGACCGCCGCACACTGGCTCGCCGAGCGCGAGATCGCCGATGTCGTTTTGCTGGATGTGGTGGAGGGCATGCCGCAGGGCAAAAGCCTTGACCTGCTCGAAGCGATGCCGATCATCGGCAGGGACTCACATGTACTCGGCACGAACGATTACGCCGATACGAAGGATTCCGATATTGTCATTATCACGGCGGGCATCGCGCGCAAGCCGGGCATGAGCCGCGAAGACCTGTTAAAGACGAACGCCGAGATCGTGGGCAAGGCTGCCACTGAGTCGTTGAAATATTCGCCGAACGCGATCTTCATTGTGTTGACCAATCCGCTCGACACGATGGCGTACCTCACCATGAAAGTGACGGGTCTTTCGCGCGAACGCGTGATCGGTCAGGCTGGAATTTTGGACTCCGCCCGTATGCGCGCCTTCGTCGCGATGGAAACCGGCGTGAGCGTGGAGAATATCCAGTGTTATGTGCTGGGCGGACACGGCGATGAGATGGTGCCGTTGACCCGTCATTCCAATATTGCGGGCATTCCCTTGAAGGAATACCTGCCCGCCGACAAACTCGAAGTGATCGTCAACCGCACGCGCAAGGGCGGCGGCGAGATCGTCAATTTGCTCAAGACGGGTTCCGCTTATTATGCGCCTTCGCTTGCTTGTGTGCAGATGGCGGAAGCGATCTTGAAGGACAAGAAGCTGATCGTCCCCTGCGCCACCTATATGAACGGCGAATATGGTTTGAACGATATGTACTTCGGCGTGCCGGTGGTGCTCGGCGCTGGCGGCATGGAAAGGATCGTCGAGTACCAGTTCGATGACGAGGAAAGAGCCATGTTCGAGAAGTCGGCGGCTTCGGTGAAGGAATCGCACGACGCGCTCAAGAGCGTGGTGAGCCTGTAA
- the trxB gene encoding thioredoxin-disulfide reductase, which yields MSNNGNERHVKVLVLGSGPAGLSAALYAARAELTPVVLTGMQLGGQAALTHTIENYPGFPEGVGGAQLGELFQKQAEHFGAKVEFDMAHEVDFSQRPYKVTADSGEYTADTVIITTGASPNHLNIPGEVELTGRGVSYCATCDGWFFKDKRVVVVGGGDSALEEGLFITRYASSVTIVHRRDELRASPILQKRAKEHPKINFIWDTIVTEVVGSDKLDALKLKNVKTGEESTLETDGLFIFIGHTPNTQMFKDKLEMSDLGYIKVNDKMETNVSGVYAAGEVADPHFRQVITSAGMGAAAAIQATRFLEAESG from the coding sequence ATGTCCAATAATGGAAATGAGAGACATGTAAAAGTTTTGGTGTTGGGATCGGGACCGGCGGGGCTTTCGGCGGCGCTGTATGCCGCCCGCGCGGAGTTGACTCCAGTTGTGCTGACGGGGATGCAGTTGGGCGGTCAAGCCGCGCTGACGCATACCATCGAAAATTATCCCGGTTTCCCCGAAGGCGTGGGCGGGGCGCAGTTGGGGGAACTGTTCCAGAAGCAGGCGGAGCACTTTGGCGCGAAGGTCGAATTTGACATGGCGCACGAGGTGGATTTCTCCCAGCGCCCGTACAAGGTGACGGCGGATAGCGGCGAATATACCGCTGACACGGTCATCATCACCACAGGCGCCAGTCCGAACCATCTCAACATCCCCGGCGAAGTGGAATTGACCGGGCGCGGCGTTTCGTACTGCGCCACCTGCGATGGCTGGTTCTTCAAGGATAAGAGGGTCGTAGTAGTAGGCGGCGGGGATTCGGCTCTGGAGGAGGGGTTGTTCATCACCCGTTACGCCTCCAGTGTGACGATCGTTCACCGCCGCGATGAATTGCGTGCTAGCCCGATCCTGCAGAAGCGTGCCAAGGAGCACCCCAAGATCAACTTTATCTGGGATACGATTGTGACCGAAGTGGTGGGCTCGGATAAGCTTGATGCTTTGAAGTTGAAGAATGTCAAGACTGGTGAGGAATCGACGCTTGAAACCGATGGTCTGTTCATTTTTATCGGGCACACGCCGAACACGCAGATGTTCAAGGATAAACTTGAGATGAGCGACTTGGGCTACATCAAGGTCAATGACAAGATGGAAACGAATGTCAGCGGCGTGTATGCGGCGGGGGAGGTGGCGGACCCGCATTTCAGGCAGGTCATCACGTCCGCGGGGATGGGGGCAGCAGCCGCCATTCAGGCGACAAGGTTCCTCGAAGCCGAATCAGGCTAG